The Patescibacteria group bacterium sequence CTAGACAAAAAAGACACAACAAGCTGATCGTCATGGTGATGGTCAGTTTTTTTGTTCTTTCAATTTGTGGAGGAAGACCAATGGCAGTCAAACGTCTTTTTGTGGTAGCTGATAGCCATGATTTGGGAGCTTTGGCCAAAGCTCTTATCTCGGTGGGGGTAGCTGCCGAACAGATTCATATCTCCAAGGATCAGCTGAACTCAGAACTTACCAGCCTGGGCGTCCGGGCCGATGTGCCCTCCGGTGAGCTGGAAGTCAGTTCTCGCTACAAGATTGATACGGCCTCGCAAATGGGCGTGCCCTAGGCTTGGCGCTGGTCAATCAAAAGGGCGTTCGAATTTTTCGAACGCCTTTGTTTTTTCATTAGCCAAGGAAAAAGCTATGTGTTATTATATAAATAATAAAACAATATATATGGGAAAAATACAAGATTTACCAACAGGTCAGGGCTTTAGTTCCAAGCGTTGGGACAAAGGATTTAAATCCAGCACCAGATTTGGGGACTTAAGTTCTTTGCGTGACAATCAAGAGGCTCTTAGTGAGGTTGCCAAAAAAAGGCAGTCGGCTATAAGGCGTGGTAGTTATGACAGTAGTAGTCGAAGATCGGATTATCAAGAGATACTCAAAATGGATCAAAGTCTTACTAGTCGGGATAAAAAATATGTAAGGGATATTTTGGATCACTGGTCCAATCCTCCTAAACCGGAAAACAAAACTCCTGAAGTAAAAAAAACTATTTCCAAAAAAATTAGCCCCAGAAGAAAGTATGAAAGAGAATTACCCAGTTTCTTGCAGACAGGAAATAAGCCAGGTTCTTTTGGTAAGAATGATACTAAAAATAGTAGTCCCTATGGATCACCAAGTTTCAATACTTTAAGCCCAGGGCAGGGCAAAAATGCTAATGTCTCTAGTAGCCCATATAAAGGTGGATCGTCTTCTTTACCAAGCTCTTCCGGATCATTAGGTGGATCATCTGGGGCATTTCGTCGGCCAAAATTATTTTAAAACAGATATTTTAAAACCCGTATGATTACGGGTTTTAAATTTATTTTATTATAGTTATGTCTTTTGGCAGACCTTGAATGATTATGTCTAGATCATGTTGAGAATAATTATTACCAGATAAATTGAGTGCTTTTAGATTTTTTAAATTTGCCAATTCATTAGGTAGGCCAGTCAGTTGATTGTTGGATAAATCTAATATTTCTAGTTTGGATAGTTGACCAATCTCGGCCGGTACGCCAGTCATCTGATTGTTGCTGGCATTGAGGACACGTAGATTTTGCAAATGCCTTATCTCAGCCTGGATAGAGCCGGTCAAATTATTGCCGGAAACATTAAGGCTTTCCAACTTTGTCTGAGAAAAAACATATTCTGGTATTTTGTCTAATCCCTGATTACTTAGATTTAGATTGTTGTTGCCAATGTCAACTTCATTAGTATCGGAGTTTACTTCGCTGTTTGTGTTGGTATTTTCATTAGTATTGTTGGTATTGGTAGCTGGTTTTGTGATAGTGCATCCTGTGACCAAAAAAGCAGTTACAAGCACTATAAAAGCTATATTTTTCATATATTTGTTGTTTACTTATAATACCTGTAGTGTAGCCTATATAGTTAACTGTGTAAATGAAAGAGCCCTCGTCGCTTTTGGCGACGAGGGCTGCCCCTGGCTAGTAATGGCGAGAGCCAGTTCGTTTGCGCAGAGTGATCTCGGCTACTTTTTATCGGTCGGCAAGTTGCCGGCCTTGATGGCCTCGTAGATCTCGTGCCGATGCACGGGGATGGAGCGAGGGGCGTCGATGCCGACTTGGACTTGGTCGCCACGGATGTCGACAATAATAATGGCGATGTCATCGCCGATCATGATTCTCTCGCTTCTTTTGCGACTGATGATAAGCATGTCTTCCTCCCTGAAGAGTGAGTCATCCTTGAGTAGTCTGTCTAGCTATAGAGCTAGGGTGAAAATGAACCGCAATTATTTTAGGGTTTTTAGGGGTTTTTGTCAATAATAAAACCCCGCTCAAAAAGCGGGGTAAGATATTTATGAGACTAGTGGAAAAAATATAGCATGGAGCATTATATCAGCACAGAAGTGGGCAATTATGGCTGACTCCAAACCTTTTTTCCAATATAGCCAGCCAAAGATTATTCCACCTACACCATTTAAGACTAGAGCCCGAATTAGTACCAGAGGAGTGATAGCTGTGACAGCCGCTGTGACTGG is a genomic window containing:
- a CDS encoding leucine-rich repeat domain-containing protein, giving the protein MKNIAFIVLVTAFLVTGCTITKPATNTNNTNENTNTNSEVNSDTNEVDIGNNNLNLSNQGLDKIPEYVFSQTKLESLNVSGNNLTGSIQAEIRHLQNLRVLNASNNQMTGVPAEIGQLSKLEILDLSNNQLTGLPNELANLKNLKALNLSGNNYSQHDLDIIIQGLPKDITIIK
- the csrA gene encoding carbon storage regulator CsrA; amino-acid sequence: MLIISRKRSERIMIGDDIAIIIVDIRGDQVQVGIDAPRSIPVHRHEIYEAIKAGNLPTDKK